Below is a genomic region from Leifsonia sp. Root112D2.
AGCATCGCGCGCGCCGGCGAACACCTGCTCGCGGGCGTACGCGAGGTGGTCTACGGCCAGTCGACGCCGCTCGCCACCCAGCACCTCACCATCGCGCCGGCGCAGGCCGGCGACACCGGCGGCGTGCTCGGCGCCGCGATCATGGTGATTCAGAACACGCTGGATCCCGACGCGATTCCCGCCTCTGCCGGGGCAGAATAGACACGTGACCGACACGATGCTCTCCCTCTTCGAGGAACAGGCATCGGTCCCAGTCCCTGAGCTTGCCGAGGGGCCCAATCACCTTTCGCGCATCGTCGCCGACTCCACCGATCGCGTCGCCTGGCTGCGCGCCCGCAGCCGTGGCGTCACGGCAACGGATGTCGCGAAGCTGGCCACCGCGCGCTCCATTCAGGCGGCCGCCTTCGACAAGCTCAACGGCAGTGGATTCACGGGCAACGCCTACACCGACCACGGCAAGGCGCGGGAGCCGGAGATCGCCCGCTGGGTACTCACCGAGTACGGCATCCGCCCCAGTTCGGCGCTGTTTCATGCGGTATCGAACACCGCGCATCTGGCCACCCCGGACGGCATCGCGCTGCGCCATGGCAACAGGCTCGAGCTCGCCGAGATCAAGACGACGAACAAACTCTGGCGCAGCATCCCGCGCTCCTACCTGCGCCAGGTGTGGTGGCAGCAGTACGTGCTCGGCGCCGAGCGCACCCTCGTGGTGTGGGAGCAGCACAAGGACTTCGTGCCGGTGGGCACGCATCCGGAATGCCGCTGGGTGGACCGCGACGAGAACGAGATAGCGATGCTCGTGGGCTTCGCCGATCAGCTCCTGGAACTT
It encodes:
- a CDS encoding YqaJ viral recombinase family protein; this encodes MLSLFEEQASVPVPELAEGPNHLSRIVADSTDRVAWLRARSRGVTATDVAKLATARSIQAAAFDKLNGSGFTGNAYTDHGKAREPEIARWVLTEYGIRPSSALFHAVSNTAHLATPDGIALRHGNRLELAEIKTTNKLWRSIPRSYLRQVWWQQYVLGAERTLVVWEQHKDFVPVGTHPECRWVDRDENEIAMLVGFADQLLELVAAGRSRARETG